One window of Paenibacillus albicereus genomic DNA carries:
- a CDS encoding LysM peptidoglycan-binding domain-containing protein has protein sequence MPIDVVLSYDSGKEKLRLPVPPTSYDFQTGMAHKSVNVHNLGEILVMGKRQLSSISLESYFPIQDDGLCVYKDFPPPVTFVNTLNRWKESGKPLRLLITAKGLSLNQVVVIESFSYGHRPGPLDVHFSLTLKEYRFVSAQKAAAAGTMQGQTAAVQATKATAKATPKTYTVKRGDTGYIIAKRVYGDGSRWPEIKKKNGIKDDRKLQIGQVLKL, from the coding sequence ATGCCGATCGACGTTGTGCTGTCTTATGACAGCGGCAAAGAAAAGCTTCGGCTGCCGGTGCCGCCGACGAGTTACGATTTTCAGACCGGAATGGCCCACAAAAGCGTGAACGTCCATAACCTCGGCGAGATTCTCGTGATGGGAAAGCGGCAGCTCAGCAGCATCTCGCTCGAGAGCTACTTTCCAATTCAGGATGACGGGCTTTGTGTCTACAAGGATTTCCCGCCGCCGGTGACGTTCGTGAATACGCTGAATCGCTGGAAAGAGAGCGGAAAGCCTCTCCGGTTACTTATCACAGCCAAAGGACTAAGCCTCAATCAGGTCGTGGTTATTGAATCGTTCAGCTATGGCCATCGACCGGGACCGCTGGACGTTCACTTCTCGTTGACGCTAAAGGAATACAGGTTCGTCTCTGCACAAAAAGCAGCTGCGGCCGGGACGATGCAAGGTCAAACGGCTGCGGTCCAAGCAACAAAGGCGACAGCCAAGGCCACTCCGAAGACGTACACCGTCAAAAGGGGCGATACGGGCTATATTATCGCCAAGCGAGTGTATGGCGATGGCAGCCGGTGGCCGGAAATAAAAAAGAAGAACGGAATCAAAGATGACCGGAAGCTGCAGATCGGGCAGGTGTTGAAGCTATGA
- a CDS encoding phage tail assembly chaperone codes for MSALDLLLKIDRSKVTRPTKRVELPRLTALAGAPVEFKLQALTYDEQEEIAEIATSNGDVDQGAIRAFTILKGVLDPSLKDSELLKHYGVATPKELLLHTGFLLPGEIAVLYSEISDLSGFGEGAVVELKNE; via the coding sequence ATGTCTGCACTCGATTTACTGCTGAAAATTGATCGTTCGAAGGTTACACGGCCGACCAAGCGCGTCGAGTTGCCGCGTCTGACAGCCCTCGCAGGAGCGCCGGTGGAATTCAAGCTTCAGGCGCTCACCTACGACGAGCAGGAGGAAATCGCCGAAATCGCTACGTCAAACGGAGATGTAGATCAGGGAGCGATTCGAGCCTTTACGATTCTTAAAGGCGTTCTCGATCCATCGCTCAAGGATTCCGAGTTGCTGAAGCATTACGGCGTGGCGACACCCAAAGAGCTCCTGCTCCATACCGGCTTTTTGCTCCCGGGGGAGATCGCCGTCCTGTACAGCGAAATTTCCGACCTGTCCGGCTTCGGAGAAGGCGCTGTCGTCGAGTTAAAAAACGAATAA
- a CDS encoding phage tail tube protein has translation MPANFSGERIVSGTFGEAWLDGEYLAEVKGFQAKLEFNKEDVQLAGKMGTDSKFMGYKGNGSLRLHKVNSRLIRKLSDKIKLGQLPRVTILTALADPAAFGSERVTVKDASFNDLTLADWESGVKGEIEAPFTFTDWTINDSIDPKLGG, from the coding sequence ATGCCAGCAAATTTCAGCGGCGAACGGATCGTCAGCGGCACGTTCGGAGAGGCCTGGCTTGATGGGGAATATCTCGCCGAGGTAAAGGGGTTTCAAGCAAAGCTGGAGTTCAACAAGGAAGACGTGCAATTGGCGGGGAAGATGGGCACGGATTCAAAATTCATGGGCTACAAGGGCAATGGAAGCCTCCGTCTACACAAGGTAAACTCTCGGCTCATCCGGAAACTCAGCGACAAGATCAAGCTCGGGCAGTTGCCGCGGGTTACGATCCTTACCGCTCTGGCGGATCCGGCAGCCTTCGGCTCCGAGCGTGTCACGGTTAAGGATGCGAGCTTCAACGATCTGACCTTGGCAGACTGGGAATCCGGAGTAAAGGGTGAGATTGAAGCGCCGTTCACGTTTACGGACTGGACCATCAATGACTCTATCGATCCGAAACTGGGAGGCTAA